The following are encoded together in the Ignisphaera sp. genome:
- a CDS encoding TIGR00296 family protein — MSQGDIILPSELTLEDGTYLVRLARKAIEEYIKKGIKLEPDKDINKKFLKRGMSFVTIERIVGSNEKELRGCIGFLQPISSLARVVIESAIAAATEDPRFPPLREEELNDIVIEVSILSPPAPVKNPLNEIIIGAHGIIVSRGWSSGTLLPQVPVDYCWDVETFLAEGCLKAGLEPDCWYDPKTKLFVYESRVFYEERPYGDVKERNLNMEYAAKCR, encoded by the coding sequence ATGAGCCAAGGTGACATCATTTTACCAAGTGAATTAACGTTAGAGGATGGAACTTATCTAGTAAGATTAGCTAGAAAAGCAATAGAGGAGTATATAAAGAAGGGTATTAAACTTGAGCCTGATAAAGATATAAATAAGAAGTTTCTAAAACGTGGGATGAGTTTTGTAACCATAGAAAGAATTGTTGGTTCAAATGAGAAAGAGCTTAGAGGTTGTATAGGATTTTTACAACCAATTTCATCATTAGCAAGGGTAGTAATAGAATCAGCAATTGCGGCCGCTACTGAAGATCCAAGATTCCCTCCACTAAGGGAAGAAGAGCTTAACGATATTGTAATAGAGGTTTCGATCCTATCACCTCCAGCACCAGTAAAGAACCCGCTAAATGAAATCATAATTGGTGCACATGGGATAATAGTTTCAAGGGGGTGGAGTTCCGGAACACTTCTACCACAAGTTCCAGTGGATTACTGTTGGGACGTAGAAACATTTCTTGCAGAAGGATGCTTAAAGGCAGGGCTAGAGCCAGACTGCTGGTACGATCCCAAGACCAAGCTATTTGTTTACGAAAGCAGGGTATTCTACGAAGAAAGACCATATGGTGATGTTAAAGAGCGCAATCTCAATATGGAGTATGCTGCAAAATGTCGATAA